The Halalkalicoccus tibetensis genome contains the following window.
GAGGGCGAAGCCCGTGGTGAACAGCAGCCGGGAGTCGTCGACGAGCCCTCGGAGGTCGAAGCCGTCGTCCGCGTCATCAGCCGAACCTTCCGGTTCGGATTCGCCGACCTCCTCCCCCCCGTCGGTCGCGGTCGCGGCGGTCTCGTCGAACTCCATCGAGGAGCCGAGGAGCACGACGGCCACGGCGGGAAGCGCGAGGGCGACGATCACGAGCCGCCAGTCGAGGAAGATCAGGAGCAGGGCGGCCAGCAGCGGCCCGAAGGCGGTGCCGACGTTGCCGCCGACGCCGTGGTAGGCGAAGACGGTCCCGCGCTCCTCGGCGCCGCGACTGATCAGCGAGAGCCCGGCGGGGTGGTAGACGCTCGCCGCGGCCCCCCAGACGACGATCGCCGCACAGAGCGTGTAGATGTTGGGCGCCAGCGCGAGCAGGAAGAACCCCCCGCCCATCCCGACCACGGAGCCGACGATCAGCCGGCGCGAGCCGTAGCTGTCCGCGAGCACGCCGCTGGGAAGCGCGCCGACCCCGATCAGCCCGTAGCCGAGGCTCACGACGACGCCGAGGACGAACGCCGAGACGTCGAAGACGTCGAGCCAGATCACGACGAACAGCGGGATCGACAGCTCGTAGGTGTGGAAGGTCCCGTGAGCGAGCATCGTGAACCCCGTTATCGATCGGTCGTTATCGTTCATCCCTGTCACCTCGGCCCGTCTCGGGCGTCTGCTCGATCCATGATACCGAACGGACTGTCGTGAACCCTCTTAATTGATCGTGTTCATGCAGGAATTCGCCGTTCCGAGCGGGGAGCGGGAGCTACTGCTGTTGGGCGTCCACCACGGCGACGCTCGCCAGGTTGACGATGTCCTTGACCTCGTCGCCGCGCTGGAGGACGTGGACCGGCTCGTCCATCCCGACCAGCATCGGCCCGATGGCATCGGCGCCACCCAGCCGTTGGAGGAGCTTGTAGCCGATGTTGCCCGCTTCCAGGTTGGGGAAGACCAGCACGTTCGCGGGCTCCTCGAGCTCCGCGAAGTCGTAGGTTCCGGTCAGCATTCCCTCGACGAGGGCCGTATCCGCCTGCATCTCTCCATCCACGGGGAAGTCGACGTCGGGATCCCGTCGGAGGGTTCGGGCGGCCTCACGGGGCTTTCGGGTGCCCTGGTTGTCGACCGATCCGAAGTCCGAATAGGAGAGGAGGGCGACCCGCGGCTCGACGTTGAACCGCCGGGCGAGCTCGGCGGTGTGGCGGGCGACCTCGGCGAGCACCTCCTCGTCAGGGTCCTGATTGACGGTGGCGTCGGCACAGAAGACGACGCGGTCGCGGAAGGTGAGCATGTAGACGCCGGCGGCGTAGTCGGCGTCCTCGGCGGTGCCGATCACCTCCAGGGGCGGGCGGAGCGCCGAGGGGTAGTGATGGGTCAGCCCCGTCAGCATCGCGTCGGCGTCGCCGGCCTCGACCATCGCGCTCGCGAGGTAGTTGGGGTCGCCCTCGAGGCGGGCCATCGCCTCGTTTCGCGTCAGCCCCTTTCGACGCCGGCGCTCGTAGAGCCGGTCGGCGTAGGCCCCGTAGGTCGCCTCCGACCGCCCGGCCACCTCGGGGTCGAACGCGAGGCCGAGATCGTCGATCGTTCCCTCGATCGACTCGCGGTCGCCGACCAGCACGGGTTCCGCAACCCCCTCCTCCTCCATCTGGAACGCCGCGCGGATCATCCGCTCGTTCTCGCCCTCCGCGAGCGCAACCCGTTTGGGGTCCCGTTTCGCCTTATCGAGGACGATCCGCATCATCTCGAGGGACTTGCCCAGCCGGGCCTCGAGGCGTTCTCGATACTCGTCGAGGGCGATCTCCTCGCGGGCGACGCCGCTCGAGATCGCCGCCTGCGCGACCGCCGAGGCCACCGAGAACAGCACCCGCGAGTCGAGCGGCTTCGGGAGGATGTACTCCGGGCCGAACCGCAGGGTCTCGTCGGAGTAGGCCTTCCGCACCGCGTCGGGGGCGTCCTGTTTGGCGAGGTCGGCGAGCGCTTCGGCACACGCGACCTTCATCTCCTCGTTGATCTCCGTCGCCCGCACGTCGAGCGCCCCACGGAAGATGAAGGGGAAACACAGCACGTTGTTGACCTGGTTGGGGTAGTCCGAGCGCCCCGTCGCCATGATAACCGTGTCCTCGCGGGCGGTCTTGGCGGCCTCGTAGTCGATCTCGGGATCGGGGTTGGCCATCGCGAAGATGACGGGATCGCTTGCCATCGAGCGGACCATCTCCGGGGAGACGATCCCGCCGACCGACAGTCCCACGAAGACGTCCGCCCCCTCCATCGCGTCCGCCAGCTCGCCGCCCTCCTCGCTGGCGAACTCCGCGACGTAGGGGTGGGGGTCGCCCTCGGCCGCCCGCTCCTCGGTGATGATCCCGTCGATATCGGACATGGTGACGTTGTCGGGATCGACGCCCAGCGAGGCGAAGAAACGCGCGGTCGCAGTCGCGGCCGCGCCCGCGCCGGAGAAGACGACCTCGAGGTCGGCGACGTCCTTTCCGGCGATCTCGGCGGCGTTCAGCAGCGCCGCCCCGGTGATGATCGCGGTGCCGTGCTGGTCGTCGTGGAAGACGGGGATCGACATCTCCTCCCTGAGGGTCTCCTCGATCCGGAAACACTCGGGCGCCGCGATGTCCTCGATGTTGATCCCGCCGAAGGTGGGCTCCATTGCCGAGACCGCCGCGGCGAACGCATCCGGGTCGTCGAGGTCGAGCTCGACGTCGAAGACGTCGATGTCGGCGAACCGTTTGAACAGGACTCCTTTCCCCTCCATGACGGGCTTCGAGGCCTGCGCGCCGATGTCGCCCAATCCGAGGACCGCCGAACCGTCGGAGATCACGCCGACGAGGTTGCCCTTGGCGGTGTATCGGTAGGCATCGTCGGGGTTCTCGTTGATACCCCGGCAGGGGCCGGCGACGCCGGGCGAGTAGGCGAGCGAGAGGTCCCGTTGGGTGTTGGTCGGTTTGGTGGTCGCGATCTCGATCTTCCCCGGCGGGTCGGCCGCGTGATACGAACGCGATTCGTCTTCGAATCCCATACCGGGGACTCGGTACGCGAAGTGAAAAACCACCCGACACACCGATCACGTATCGGACAGAACCACCCCGCATTAGCGACCGTTTGGGAACGGCACCGTGGAAAATCGGAACGAAGCTACTGTTCTTGAGCGTCGACGACCGCCACGGCCGCGAGGTTGACGATGTCCTTGACCTCGTCGCCGCGCTGGAGGACGTGGACTGGCTTGTCCATGCCCACGAGCATCGGCCCGATCGCCTCCGCACCGCCGAGGCGCTGGAGGAGCTTGTAGCCGATGTTGCCCGCCTCCAGGTTGGGGAAGACCAGCACGTTCGCGGGCTCCTCGAGCTCCGCGAAGTCGTAGGTACCCCCGAGGATCTCCTCGACGACGGCGGTGTCGGCCTGCATCTCCCCGTCGACCGGGAAGTCGACGTCGGGGTCGCGTCGGAGCATGCGCGCCGCGTCGCGCGGCTTTCGCGTCCCCTCGTTGTCGACCGACCCGAAGTTCGAGTACGAGAGCATCGCCGCGCGCGGCTCGACGTTGAACCGCCGGGCGAGCTCCGCGGTGTGGCGGGTGACCTCCGCGAGCACCTCCTCGTCGGGGTTCTGGTTGACGGTGGCGTCGACGCAGAAGACGATGCGGTCCTTGAACGCGAGCAGATAGACGCCGGCCGCGTAGTTGGCGTTCTCCGCCGTGCCGATGGTCTGGAGCGGCGGGCGCAGCGCCGAGGGGTAGTGGTGGGTCAGCCCCGTCAGCATCGCGTCGGCGTCACCCATCTCGACCATCACGCTGCCGATGTAGTTCGAGTCCCGGCGCACCAGGTCGGCGGCCTCGCTCCGGGTGAACCCTTTGCGCTGGCGGAGCTCGTAGAGGCGCTCTGCGTACTCGTCGAGCTCGGCCTCCGAGAGGTCGACCACGTGCGGCTCGAACTCCAGGCCGAGGTCCTCGACCGTTTCCTCGATCGACTCGCGGTTCCCGATCAGCAGGGGCTCCGCGATCCCCTCCTCGCGCATCTGTACCGCCGCGCGGATCATCTTCTCGTCCTCGCCCTCCGCGAGCGCCACCCGCTTGGGGTCGCTCTTCGCCTTGTTGAGGATGACCCGCATCATCTCGCGGGACTTGCCCAGCCGAGCCTCGAGGCGCTCGCGGTATTCGTCGAGTTCGACCTCGTCGCGGGCTGCACCACTAGATATCGCCGCCTGCGCGACCGCCGGCGCGACCTCGAACAGCACCCGCGGGTCGACCGGCTTCGGGAGGATGTACTCCGAGCCGAACTGGAGCGGCTGGTCGCCGTAGGCCTTGACGACGGCGTCGGGGACGTCCTGTTTTGCGAGGTCGGCGAGTGCCTCGGCGCAGGCGACTTTCATCTCCTCGTTGATCTCCGTGGCACGGACGTCAAGCGCCCCCCGGAAGATGAACGGGAATCCCAGTACGTTGTTGACCTGGTTGGGGTAGTCGGAGCGCCCGGTCGCCATGATAACCGTGTCCTCCCTCGCGCTCTTGGCGGCCTCGTAGTCGATCTCGGGGTCGGGGTTCGCCATCGCGAAGACGATGGGGTCGGCGGCCATCGAGCGGATCATCTCCGGGGAGACGATCCCGCCGATCGAGAGCCCGACGAGCACGTCCGCACCCTCCATCGCGTCCGCCAGGTCGCCCTCGGGGACGTCGCTCGCGAACTCGCGTTTGAACTCGTTGACCTCGTCGGCGCGCGATTCGGTGATGATTCCCGAGGAGTCACACATCGTGATGTTCTCCTTTCTGACCCCCAGCGAGACGTAGAAGCGCGCGCTCGCGATCGCGCTCGCTC
Protein-coding sequences here:
- a CDS encoding NADP-dependent malic enzyme; translation: MGFEDESRSYHAADPPGKIEIATTKPTNTQRDLSLAYSPGVAGPCRGINENPDDAYRYTAKGNLVGVISDGSAVLGLGDIGAQASKPVMEGKGVLFKRFADIDVFDVELDLDDPDAFAAAVSAMEPTFGGINIEDIAAPECFRIEETLREEMSIPVFHDDQHGTAIITGAALLNAAEIAGKDVADLEVVFSGAGAAATATARFFASLGVDPDNVTMSDIDGIITEERAAEGDPHPYVAEFASEEGGELADAMEGADVFVGLSVGGIVSPEMVRSMASDPVIFAMANPDPEIDYEAAKTAREDTVIMATGRSDYPNQVNNVLCFPFIFRGALDVRATEINEEMKVACAEALADLAKQDAPDAVRKAYSDETLRFGPEYILPKPLDSRVLFSVASAVAQAAISSGVAREEIALDEYRERLEARLGKSLEMMRIVLDKAKRDPKRVALAEGENERMIRAAFQMEEEGVAEPVLVGDRESIEGTIDDLGLAFDPEVAGRSEATYGAYADRLYERRRRKGLTRNEAMARLEGDPNYLASAMVEAGDADAMLTGLTHHYPSALRPPLEVIGTAEDADYAAGVYMLTFRDRVVFCADATVNQDPDEEVLAEVARHTAELARRFNVEPRVALLSYSDFGSVDNQGTRKPREAARTLRRDPDVDFPVDGEMQADTALVEGMLTGTYDFAELEEPANVLVFPNLEAGNIGYKLLQRLGGADAIGPMLVGMDEPVHVLQRGDEVKDIVNLASVAVVDAQQQ
- a CDS encoding NADP-dependent malic enzyme, which produces MSLEDDSLEYHEADPPGKIEIATTKPTNTQRDLSLAYSPGVAGPCRAIDEDPGEAYQYTAKGNLVGVISNGSAVLGLGDIGAQASKPVMEGKGVLFKRFADIDVFDIELDLDDPESMIAATKAMEPTFGGINLEDIKAPECFQIEETLREEMSIPVFHDDQHGTAIISGAALLNAAEVAGKDVADLDVVFSGAGASAIASARFYVSLGVRKENITMCDSSGIITESRADEVNEFKREFASDVPEGDLADAMEGADVLVGLSIGGIVSPEMIRSMAADPIVFAMANPDPEIDYEAAKSAREDTVIMATGRSDYPNQVNNVLGFPFIFRGALDVRATEINEEMKVACAEALADLAKQDVPDAVVKAYGDQPLQFGSEYILPKPVDPRVLFEVAPAVAQAAISSGAARDEVELDEYRERLEARLGKSREMMRVILNKAKSDPKRVALAEGEDEKMIRAAVQMREEGIAEPLLIGNRESIEETVEDLGLEFEPHVVDLSEAELDEYAERLYELRQRKGFTRSEAADLVRRDSNYIGSVMVEMGDADAMLTGLTHHYPSALRPPLQTIGTAENANYAAGVYLLAFKDRIVFCVDATVNQNPDEEVLAEVTRHTAELARRFNVEPRAAMLSYSNFGSVDNEGTRKPRDAARMLRRDPDVDFPVDGEMQADTAVVEEILGGTYDFAELEEPANVLVFPNLEAGNIGYKLLQRLGGAEAIGPMLVGMDKPVHVLQRGDEVKDIVNLAAVAVVDAQEQ
- a CDS encoding MFS transporter, whose product is MNDNDRSITGFTMLAHGTFHTYELSIPLFVVIWLDVFDVSAFVLGVVVSLGYGLIGVGALPSGVLADSYGSRRLIVGSVVGMGGGFFLLALAPNIYTLCAAIVVWGAAASVYHPAGLSLISRGAEERGTVFAYHGVGGNVGTAFGPLLAALLLIFLDWRLVIVALALPAVAVVLLGSSMEFDETAATATDGGEEVGESEPEGSADDADDGFDLRGLVDDSRLLFTTGFALTFVVVLLYGTYYRGLLTFMPDMIADLPQFGTYMIMGQSAEPAQYIYTGLLMVGILGQYAGGRVTDHVKTEYALLSTLTALAVLAVLFLPAASVGVVPFLLVCAVLGFCLYATAPIYQVVIAEYAAEDVHGLSYGYTYLGMFGIGAGGAALAGALLTYFSASVLLGTLGAIALVAAGLVVVIVKFV